The proteins below are encoded in one region of Sphaerodactylus townsendi isolate TG3544 linkage group LG06, MPM_Stown_v2.3, whole genome shotgun sequence:
- the RAB19 gene encoding ras-related protein Rab-19 isoform X1, whose protein sequence is MQVRERGRRHLEAKKIMAFSTSELDETFDYLFKIILIGDSNVGKTCVVHRFKLGQYSVKQQNTIGVDFTVRSLEIDGKKVKIQVWDTAGQERFRTITQSYYRSAHGAILAYDMTRKSTFESIPHWIHEIEKYGAANLVLMLIGNKSDETEKRQVLFEDACTLAEKHGLLAVLETSAKEAQNVDEVFILMAKELLARNALQLGAENGPASSIYLDTRPVIPIQPDKSDCSC, encoded by the exons ATGCAGGTAAGAGAAAGAG GGCGAAGACACTTGGAGGCAAAGAAGATCATGGCTTTCTCCACTTCTGAGCTGGATGAGACCTTTGACTACTTGTTCAAGATCATTCTTATTGGAGATTCAAATGTCGGAAAGACATGCGTGGTGCATCGTTTCAAATTAGGGCAATACAGTGTGAAGCAGCAGAACACTATTGGGGTGGACTTCACAGTACGCTCCTTGGAGATAGATGGTAAGAAGGTCAAG ATCCAGGTGTGGGACACAGCAGGCCAAGAACGCTTCCGCACAATCACTCAGAGTTATTATCGTAGTGCCCACGGGGCTATTCTTGCCTACGATATGACAAGGAAGTCCACGTTTGAGTCTATCCCTCATTGGATTCATGAGATTGAAAAGTATGGTGCAGCTAACTTGGTCTTGATGTTGATTG GGAACAAATCTGATGAAACAGAGAAGCGCCAAGTCCTGTTTGAAGATGCTTGCACGCTAGCTGAGAAGCATGGTCTGCTGGCTGTATTGGAGACCTCAGCCAAAGAGGCCCAAAATGTTGACGAAGTCTTCATCCTAATGGCTAAAGAGCTCTTGGCAAGAAATGCCTTGCAGCTAGGTGCGGAGAATGGGCCCGCAAGCAGCATTTATCTAGACACCAGGCCAGTGATTCCCATTCAACCTGACAAGTCTGACTGCTCCTGTTGA
- the RAB19 gene encoding ras-related protein Rab-19 isoform X2 yields MAFSTSELDETFDYLFKIILIGDSNVGKTCVVHRFKLGQYSVKQQNTIGVDFTVRSLEIDGKKVKIQVWDTAGQERFRTITQSYYRSAHGAILAYDMTRKSTFESIPHWIHEIEKYGAANLVLMLIGNKSDETEKRQVLFEDACTLAEKHGLLAVLETSAKEAQNVDEVFILMAKELLARNALQLGAENGPASSIYLDTRPVIPIQPDKSDCSC; encoded by the exons ATGGCTTTCTCCACTTCTGAGCTGGATGAGACCTTTGACTACTTGTTCAAGATCATTCTTATTGGAGATTCAAATGTCGGAAAGACATGCGTGGTGCATCGTTTCAAATTAGGGCAATACAGTGTGAAGCAGCAGAACACTATTGGGGTGGACTTCACAGTACGCTCCTTGGAGATAGATGGTAAGAAGGTCAAG ATCCAGGTGTGGGACACAGCAGGCCAAGAACGCTTCCGCACAATCACTCAGAGTTATTATCGTAGTGCCCACGGGGCTATTCTTGCCTACGATATGACAAGGAAGTCCACGTTTGAGTCTATCCCTCATTGGATTCATGAGATTGAAAAGTATGGTGCAGCTAACTTGGTCTTGATGTTGATTG GGAACAAATCTGATGAAACAGAGAAGCGCCAAGTCCTGTTTGAAGATGCTTGCACGCTAGCTGAGAAGCATGGTCTGCTGGCTGTATTGGAGACCTCAGCCAAAGAGGCCCAAAATGTTGACGAAGTCTTCATCCTAATGGCTAAAGAGCTCTTGGCAAGAAATGCCTTGCAGCTAGGTGCGGAGAATGGGCCCGCAAGCAGCATTTATCTAGACACCAGGCCAGTGATTCCCATTCAACCTGACAAGTCTGACTGCTCCTGTTGA